The Tripterygium wilfordii isolate XIE 37 chromosome 21, ASM1340144v1, whole genome shotgun sequence genome segment GAAAAAGCTTAAATACGGTGGTGGAGGATGAAAATTAACCTTCAACTGCCAAAATTTTATTGATGATAGCATAGATCCATCTAAAAGGTTATGACCTTCCCTTTATGACTCATTTTCAAGCTGTTTACTTTCTTCGGATAAAGGAATAATGTTTATGCAGGCAGCTTTTTCAGAAGACCGGACTGAGTTCACTGGCAAAGGAAGTTGCAAGGAACATAATACAGTCTATTTCTTGGACTTCCAGAGGCAAGGAAGGGGAGGGGGAAGGGCTACAGGGTGGTTTAAAGCCCTTTAGGTTGGAAATATCCTTTGACTTAGTAACCATGGGGAATTTTTGAATGAGAAATTTAATGTTGGAAACATCTTCTGTAGAAGGTTGCATGTATTAATACCCTAAGTTGAGGGTGTTTTTATAGGTTATGAATTTTTAGACAAAAACACCCGTAATCAATTAATATCTTCAAATCTCAGTAAAAGCATTAAATAAGGACATTTGTGACTACTTCTGTACAAGATAGTTCCAGTGCTTTCAACATACAAAGGATGTCATTTATACCTTTCTGGCATCTGGGATTTTAGTGCAATATACTTTGCAATGTACTCTTTGTACCAAGTTGCTGATAACTTTGGAGTTCTACTCAGTGTGCTGTAATCAATATAGTAGAGTCCAAACCTCACTGTATAACCACTTGTCCACTCAAAGTTGTCAAGCAAGGACCAGGCAAAATAGCCCCTCACATCTGCTCCTTCCCTGATCACATTTGCAAGAACCCAAAAGGCCAAAAATCAGTGCTCTTTCGCTGAACTACATCAGCATTTAGTCTTATAGCATCCTGACATACACTAACCTGATTGTTGACAAGAGGGCATCTAAGTATTCAGACATGTACTCCATTCTTTTAAAGTCATTCACATGCTCTTCAATTGTGGAATTTGGATAACTCACCTCACCATAACCTGCAACACCAAATGGTTAGCTGAGAGTATATCTTAGTTTAGCTAGAGATTTATGCCCACTCAGCTGTCCAAAGGGAATGTTGGGTTGGGGCCTAAGTGGTTCCTcggtcaccaaaaaaaaaaaaaaagtttcggCTGCTCACCATTTTCTGTGATGAACATAGGGATATTGTTGTATCTTTCTTTAACATATGTGATAATCCTTTGCATTCCTTGTGGATAAACGTTTAACCACGACAATGTAGTCTGTGAGAATTAAGAAATGTAAGCAACCATTAAAAGGGAATATTAAGTTTTGATTTTGGTGGTAAGGTGAGGATACAATGATACATACAAGTTCCCCAATTGGTACACCATTCTTTTCTGAAGCAACTCCATAGGAACCTGCTACTTTAGAAGTTCCTAGCTGAGGCTCACATGAAGAGTATAAACAATCTTGGACATAGAAACTACTGTAATGGTTGATGCCAATGAAGTCCAGTCCATTCTTCAGTTTTTCTTTGTCATTGCCTGAAAATTCCGGCAACATTGGTCCGAGAACTTCAATCATCTCTGCAGG includes the following:
- the LOC119989128 gene encoding beta-glucosidase 45-like isoform X6; the encoded protein is MDSLGVNSYRFLISWARILPKGRFGDVNEAGINFYNELIDALLLKGIEPFVTLTHYDIPQELEERYGSWLSPNLQEDFVYFADICFRSFGGRVKYWVTFNEPNLVALYGYRTGEYPPARCSSPFGNCTDGDSEKEPLIAAHNIILSHAAAVDIYRRKYQKEQGGIIGIVLLAIWFEPISNSTADKLASERAQSFLVNWFLDPIIYGKYPAEMIEVLGPMLPEFSGNDKEKLKNGLDFIGINHYSSFYVQDCLYSSCEPQLGTSKVAGSYGVASEKNGVPIGELTTLSWLNVYPQGMQRIITYVKERYNNIPMFITENGYGEVSYPNSTIEEHVNDFKRMEYMSEYLDALLSTIREGADVRGYFAWSLLDNFEWTSGYTVRFGLYYIDYSTLSRTPKLSATWYKEYIAKYIALKSQMPERYK
- the LOC119989128 gene encoding beta-glucosidase 45-like isoform X7; translated protein: MDSLGVNSYRFSISWARILPKGRFGDVNEAGINFYNELIDALLLKGIEPFVTLTHYDIPQELEERYGSWLSPNLQEDFVYFADICFRSFGGRVKYWVTFNEPNLVALYGYRTGEYPPARCSSPFGNCTDGDSEKEPLIAAHNIILSHAAAVDIYRRKYQKEQGGIIGIVLLAIWFEPISNSTADKLASERAQSFLVNWFLDPIIYGKYPAEMIEVLGPMLPEFSGNDKEKLKNGLDFIGINHYSSFYVQDCLYSSCEPQLGTSKVAGSYGVASEKNGVPIGELTTLSWLNVYPQGMQRIITYVKERYNNIPMFITENGYGEVSYPNSTIEEHVNDFKRMEYMSEYLDALLSTIREGADVRGYFAWSLLDNFEWTSGYTVRFGLYYIDYSTLSRTPKLSATWYKEYIAKYIALKSQMPERYK